In the bacterium SCSIO 12741 genome, GTTAACCCACTTTTCTGCCAGCTCATCGATTATTTTAGAATTCACCTTTGGTGTGCGATAAATTGGCGCGCTTAAAATCAAAATTCTAAACTATGAACCAATTGCTTACCCGATTCCTTATACTCATTATTGCCCTTGGAGCGGCCTGCCAGATGCATGCACAAATCTGGAATGAGATAGCCAAATTCAATTCTCCTGACACGACTCCGAATAACCGATTTGGTCATTCCTTGGATATATCCGGAGTTTATGCAGTTGTGGGCTCACCCTTTATCGGCGCTAATCCAAACGTTCAAGGCAAGGCATACATCTATAAATGGGATGGAACGAATTGGAATCTCGACCAAACTCTAATGGCCTCTGATGGCAGGCCCAACGATCTTTTTGGGAGTTCGGTAGGCATCGAGGGAAACACACTTGTAGTTGGCGCCAGTAACGGTATGAGCATTGGAGATTCGTCCGGAGCCGCCTATGTATTCGAAATGCAGGGCAACTCCTGGGTACAGCAACAGATACTGGTTGATTCCTTAAACCACTCCTTTAAAATGTCGAGTGAATTTGGAAGTGCAGTAGACGTTCATCAAAACATGATTGCGGTGGGAGACTACATGTCCCCTCACAATAGCTCCACTACTCCAAATTCCGGTGCTGTTTTTCTATTTGAAAGGAACCAAAATACCTGGACTCAAAAGCAAATGATCACCGCTGCCGACGCCAACCTCTCAAACAACTTTGGAGCGTCTGTTACTTTGAGTGACTCGAATCTTCTAATTGGAGAATCTACCTCCAACGAAGTAATCGCCTTTGAAAAAACCAATGGAGTATTCAGCAAAACGGAGCGGGTGGTCAAAGAAGCCAGCATAGTTGGTCCGGATGTAGGAGACCACATTTCCGTTTATGACAACCTGGCCATTGTAAGTGCCCGGTCGGACAATTCTGACACAACACTTTATGGTGGATTGGTATACCAAAAGAATGCCGGGTCCTGGCAGCAAACGGCTAAGCTTAGATGTCCACCCCGAACTGGTGGTGAAGTGGTAGTAGCCTGTTCGACTAAGACTGCAGTGGTAGGCATGAGTGGTAAAATCGAAATGTTTGAATCATCCAATGGATCATTTAACCGTACAAATCAAATGGTTCCGAGCGATAGAAACAGCCTTCCTGTAAACGATCTCGCCCTACACCTGGGCTGGGTAATTGCCGGCAACTCAGTGGATGGCGTGGTCTATATATTTAATACCTTTCCTCCAAGCACTTCTACTGAGGACCTAGGAGAACCCTCAAACTCCACACTTCGGGTATACCCCAATCCAAGCACGGGAACGGTTTATATAGAATCGCCAAACTCCCCGATTTCAACAGTGAAGGTATACGCCAGTAACGGCATCCTCCTAACCACCTATTTAAGCCATGAATGGTCCGGTCAACTGGATTTACCTGAGGACAAAGGACTATACCTTATTGAGGTTTCAAACGGAAATCAAACGGACTGGAAAAAGGTTATTCGACGTTAGACTGATCTAACTCAGCTACGCGTTTAG is a window encoding:
- a CDS encoding T9SS type A sorting domain-containing protein; translation: MNQLLTRFLILIIALGAACQMHAQIWNEIAKFNSPDTTPNNRFGHSLDISGVYAVVGSPFIGANPNVQGKAYIYKWDGTNWNLDQTLMASDGRPNDLFGSSVGIEGNTLVVGASNGMSIGDSSGAAYVFEMQGNSWVQQQILVDSLNHSFKMSSEFGSAVDVHQNMIAVGDYMSPHNSSTTPNSGAVFLFERNQNTWTQKQMITAADANLSNNFGASVTLSDSNLLIGESTSNEVIAFEKTNGVFSKTERVVKEASIVGPDVGDHISVYDNLAIVSARSDNSDTTLYGGLVYQKNAGSWQQTAKLRCPPRTGGEVVVACSTKTAVVGMSGKIEMFESSNGSFNRTNQMVPSDRNSLPVNDLALHLGWVIAGNSVDGVVYIFNTFPPSTSTEDLGEPSNSTLRVYPNPSTGTVYIESPNSPISTVKVYASNGILLTTYLSHEWSGQLDLPEDKGLYLIEVSNGNQTDWKKVIRR